CTCGGCGGTCGCATCATCGCGGAGAGCGCCCCCGGCAAGGGCTCCACCTTCACGCTGTACGTCCCTGTCATCAGCCCCGGCCACACGGCGACCGGCGCCGCCCCGGAGGACCTCCGGCCGCTCGTGCCCGAGCAGCTGTCCACCGAGCCGTACACCTCCCACGACACCGACGACTCCTGGCCCACCCCCACCAAACTGGAGGCGTGGAAGGCCGGCCGGGCGGGTCAGGTCCTGCCGGGACGACGGGTGCTGATCGTGGACGACGACATCCGCAACGTCTTCGCGCTCACCCATGTCCTGGGCCGCGTCGGCATGCCCGTCCTGTACGCGGAGAACGGCCGCGAGGGCATCGAGACCCTGGAGCGCAACCCCGACGTGGAACTCGTCCTGATGGACATCATGATGCCGGAGATGGACGGCTACGAGACGATCTCCGCCATCCGCCGCACCCCCCGCTGGACGGGCCTGCCGATCGTCGCGCTCACCGCGAAGGCGATGCCGGGAGACCGCGAGAAGTCCATCGCGCGCGGTGCCCACGACTACGTACCCAAACCGGTGGACGTCGATCAGCTGCTCACGGTCGTCTGCGCCCTCCTCGACCCGGAGAGCGCGCACGACGCGGAGCAGGACGACTCCGAAGAATCCGTTGTTCCGGGGCCGAGCGCATCGTCCGAGGAGGCCGCGGCCCCGCCGACGACCGAATGAGGACAGTCACCATGAGCGCTGAGGAACCGACCTACGAGCGCGCCAGCATCCTCCTGGTCGACGACATGGAGGACAACCTGATCGCGCTGGAGGCCGTCCTGGGGTCCCTCAACGAGCCGCTCGTACGTGCGCGTTCGGGCGAGGAGGCGATGAAGGCGCTGCTCAGGCAACGCTTCGCCGTCGTCCTCCTCGACATCCGCATGCCCGGCATGGACGGCTTCGAGACAGCCGCCAACATCAAACGGCTCGACCAGACCAAGGACGTCCCGATCATCTTCCTGACCGGCACCGACGCCGACGCCGGCTACGCCTTCCGCGGCTACGCCACCGGCGCCGCCGACTACCTGACCAAGCCTTTCGACCCCTGGGTCCTGCGCGCCAAGGTCACGGTCTTCCTGGACCTCCACCGCAAGAACCAGCAGCTGGAACGCCTACTGACCCAGGAACACACCCACGCGGCCCAGATCAGCACACGGCTGGCGGCTCTGGAGAAGCAGTTGGCGACAGAGGATCCTCCGAATGTGCCGGACCTCCGCAGGCAGGTCGCAGAGCTACAGCACCTGATAGCCAGGGCGGCCGGCACCCGCGCCCCGTAGGGGCGCGGGGCCCTGACATATGCGGCTCCGCCGCGTGGGCGCGATCAGCCACAACGAACCCGCAGCCGAACACCCGCCCGACCGCCGGAGGCTCACGCTTCCCTGGAACCGGCGTACATCTCCTCGATCAGCCCCTTGTACTCCCGCTCCACCACCGGCCGCTTCAACTTCAGACTCGGCGTGATCTCCCCGTGCTCCACGTCAAGATCCCGCGGCAGCAACCGGAACTTCTTGATGGTCTGCCACCGCTGGAGCCCCTCGTTGAGTTCCTTGACGTACCCCTCGACGAGGGCGACCGTGGCAGGAGCCGCGACGACCTCGGCGTACGACTTGCCCTCCAGCCCGTTCTCCTTCGCCCACTCCAGGATGGACGGTTCGTCCAGGGCGATGAGGGCGGTGCAGAAGTTCCGGTCGGCGCCGTGCACCAGGATGTTGGAGACGTACGGACAGACGGCCTTGAACTGGCCCTCGACCTCGGCGGGCGCGATGTACTTGCCGCCCGAGGTCTTGATGAGGTCCTTCTTGCGGTCGGTGATCCGGAGGTACCCGTCGGGCGACAGCTCGCCGATGTCGCCGGTGTGGAACCAGCCGTCGGACTCGAGGACCTCGGCGGTCTTCTCGGGCAGCCCGTGGTAGCCCTCCATGATGCCGGGGCTGCGCAGCAGGATCTCGCCGTCGTCCGCGATGCGCACCTCCGTGCCGGGAAGCGGCTTGCCTACCGTGCCGGTGCGGTACGCCTCGCCGGGGTTCACGAAGGAGGCGGCGGAGGACTCCGTGAGGCCGTACCCCTCGAGGATGTGGATGCCGGCGCCCGCGAAGAAGTAGCCGATCTCGGGGGCGAGCGCGGCGGAGCCGGAGACGCAGGCGCGCAGCCGGCCGCCGAAGGCCTCGCGGATCTTGGCGAAGACGAGCGCGTCCGCGACCTTGTGCTTGGCGCCCAGCCCGAAGGGCACGGCGGCGGTGCCGGTGCGGCGGAAGTTGTCCTGGCTGGCCTTCGCGTACTCGCGGGAGACCTCGGCGGCCCACTGGAAGATCTTGTACTTGGCGCCGCCGCCGGCCCGTGCCTTGGCCGCGACCCCGTTGTAGACCTTCTCGAAGATGCGCGGGACGGCCGCCATGTACGTCGGCTGCACGATCGGCAGATTCTCGATGATCTTGTCGACGCGGCCGTCGACGGCGGTGACGTGCCCGACCTCGATCTGGCCGGAGGTGAGCACCTTGCCGAAGACGTGGGCGAGCGGCAGCCACAGGTACTGCACGTCGTCGGGGCCGAGCAGCCCGGTCGAGGCGATGGCCTTCGCCATGTACGACCAGTTGTCGTGCGGGAGGCGCACGCCCTTGGGACGGCCGGTGGTACCGGAGGTGTAGATGAGGGTGGCGAGCTGGTCGGCGGTGATCACGCCGACGCGCTCCTTGATCAGCTCGGGGTTCTTCTCCAGGTACGCGGCACCGCGCGTCTCCAGTTCGGCGAGGGTGAGCACCCCGTCGCCGGTCTCGACGCCCGCCGCGTCGATGACGACGATGTGGCCGAGTTCGGGCAGCTCGGCGCGCTTCTCCCGGGCCTTGGCGAGCTGGGCCGCGTTCTCCGCGATCAGGACCTTGCTGTCGGAGTCGGAGAGGATGAACGCCGACTCCTCGGCGTTCGTCTGCGGGTAGATCGTCGTCGTGGCCGCGCCCGCGCACAGGATGCCGAGGTCGGCGAGGATCCACTCGACCCGGGTGGAGGAGGCGAGCGCGACGCGCTGCTCCGGCCGTACGCCCAGTTCGATCAGTCCGGCCGCGATGGCGTAGACCCGCTCGGCGGCCTGCGCCCAGCTCAGCGACTTCCACTCGTCCGGGCCCTCACCTGAGGCAGGGGGGACCGGGTAGCGGTAGGCCTCGGCGTTGGGCGTGGCTGCCACGCGCTCCAGGAAGAGGGCCGCCACGGACGGCGGACGGTTCTCGATCAGGGTCTGTGTGTCGCTCACGACATCCTCCGGGGCCCGCGACAGTGCGTGCGTCTGGCTCGACCGACTGCTGACTGTTGCTGTGCGGCTGGCTGGTTCGGCTGTTGTTTAACTCGCGAGTAACCATCGAGCAGAGATCAGAGTAAGGCGCGTCCGGCCAGTGCGTAAGGGGCGGCGGCCTGTCACTTCCTACAGAGAGCGACCCTACGCACGCGTACGGGCTCGCCGCGCCGAGGCGCGACGAGCCCGCATTGTGCCCGAGTTTCCGGGGGTAACAGGTGGCTACTTCTTGCCCTTCGCTGAACCGCCGCTGTCGTCGCTGGACAGCACGGCGATGAAGGCCTCTTGCGGAACCTCCACAGAGCCCACCATCTTCATCCGCTTCTTGCCTTCCTTCTGCTTCTCCAGCAGCTTCCGCTTACGGGAGATGTCACCGCCGTAGCACTTGGCGAGGACGTCCTTGCGGATGGCACGGATGGTCTCGCGCGCGATGACGCGCGACCCGATGGCGGCCTGGATGGGCACCTCGAAGGCCTGCCTCGGAATCAGCTCACGCAGCTTCGCGACGAGCCGCACCCCGTACGCGTACGCCGCGTCCTTGTGGGTGATCGCCGAGAAGGCGTCCACCTTGTCGCCGTGCAGCAGGATGTCGACCTTGACCAGGCTGGAGGTCTGCTCACCGGTGGGCTCGTAGTCGAGCGAGGCGTAACCCCGGGTCTTCGACTTCAACTGGTCGAAGAAGTCGAAGACGATCTCGGCGAGCGGCAGCGTGTACCGGATCTCGACCCGGTCCTCGGACAGGTAGTCCATGCCGAGCAGGGTGCCGCGCCGGGTCTGGCACAGCTCCATGATCGAGCCGATGAACTCGGAGGGCGCGAGGATCGTGGCGCGCACGACGGGCTCGTACACCTCGTCGATCTTGCCCTCGGGGAACTCGCTAGGGTTGGTGACGATGTGCTCGCTGCGGTCCTCCATGACGACCCGGTAGACCACGTTCGGCGCGGTCGCGATCAGGTCGAGCCCGAACTCGCGCTCGAGCCGCTCACGGATCACGTCGAGGTGCAGCAACCCGAGGAAACCGACGCGGAAACCGAAGCCGAGCGCGGCGGAGGTCTCCGGCTCGTAGACGAGCGCGGCATCGTTGAGCTGCAGCTTGTCGAGCGCGTCGCGCAGCTCGGGGTAGTCGGACCCGTCCAGCGGATAGAGCCCGGAGAAGACCATGGGCTTGGGGTCCTTGTACCCGCCGAGCGCCTCGGTCGCCCCCTTGTTGAGGGTGGTGATGGTGTCACCGACCTTGGACTGCCGGACGTCCTTCACACCGGTGATGATGTAGCCCACCTCACCGACGCCCAGCCCGTCGGCCGGCGTCATCTCGGGGGACGAGACGCCGATCTCCAACAGCTCATGGGTCGCTCCGGTGGACATCATCCGGATCCGCTCACGCTTGTTGAGCTGCCCGTCGATGACACGCACATACGTCACGACACCGCGGTAGGAGTCGTAGACGGAGTCGAAGATCATCGCGCGAGCGGGGGCATCCTGGACGCCGATCGGGGCGGGGATCTCGGCGACCACCTTGTCGAGCAGGGCCTCGACACCCAGCCCCGTCTTGGCGGAGACCTTCAGCACGTCATCGGGGTCACAGCCGATGAGGTTGGCGAGCTCCTCCGAGAACTTCTCCGGCTGGGCGGCCGGCAGGTCGATCTTGTTGAGTACGGGGATGATCTTGAGGTCGTTCTCCATCGCCAGGTAGAGGTTGGCGAGGGTCTGCGCCTCGATGCCCTGGGCGGCGTCGACGAGGAGAACGGTCCCCTCGCAGGCGGCCAGCGACCGGGACACCTCGTACGTGAAGTCCACGTGCCCGGGGGTGTCGATCATGTTGAGGATGTGGGTGTTGCCCGGATCCTCCGTCGGGGCCCAGGGCAGCCGGACCGCCTGGGACTTGATCGTGATGCCGCGCTCGCGCTCGATGTCCATGCGGTCGAGGTACTGAGCACGCATCTGCCGCTGCTCGACCACCCCGGTCAGCTGGAGCATGCGGTCGGCGAGCGTGGACTTGCCGTGGTCGATGTGCGCGATGATGCAGAAATTGCGGATCAGAGCCGGGGCGGTACGGCTCGGCTCGGGCACATTGTTAGGGGTCGCGGGCACGCAGGGTCCTGTCTCTTGAGGCGCCTGTCGCCTCGGGTCGGATCGATACGTAGGCTCCATGGTCCCACGGGTGGGGAGCTGCGACCGGTTTGGGCCGGTCGTGCGGCTACTGGTAGCCTGGGTGGCTGTGTCTCGTGCCCTCTCTGCAGGAGGCACACCCCAAGGAAATCAAACGGCGAGTGAGACGTGCTGTCTCGCGCGCCTGAACCTGTAAAGGCTCATTCGTGGCGAACATCAAGTCCCAGATCAAGCGGATCAAGACCAACGAGAAGGCTCGACTGCGCAACAAGTCGGTCAAGTCCTCCCTGAAGACCGCGATCCGCAAGGCCCGCGAGGCTGCTGCCGCGGGTGACGTCGAGAAGGCCACCGAGTACACGCGCGCTGCGTCGCGCCAGCTCGACAAGGCCGTCTCGAAGGGCGTCATCCACAAGAACCAGGCCGCCAACAAGAAGTCGGCGCTTGCTTCGAAGGTCGCTTCCCTCAAGGGCTGAGTCGGCTGAGCCCTATCGGGCTCAACCCCTGACTTGACCGCCGGAAAGGACCCAGCGGGCCCTCTCTTCCGCTCCTGACCGGCACCCCCGGACCCACGCGCGGCCTGCGTTCGCCACGCGGGCGTGGATCCACCATCGTGATCCGAAGGCCCCGTTCCCCTCCTTCCCCAGGAGACGGACGGGGCCTTTGGCATAGGTCCCACCAGGGGCAGACAGGCAATCCGGGCGAAGCCCTGCCCGAGGGACGCGGGGAACTGCGCGAGCAACCCCCACCCACCCGCAGCCGACGAACCCCACCCGGGGTCCAGAGCGAAGCCCTCAGGTACGGGGTGATGGGGGTCCCCCTGCTCGAGCGAAGCCGAGAGCTTGGGGGAGGGTAGGGGCGGCGGGGGCGAAGACCCCAGGCTCAGCCCAGCCGGACGCTAACCCCGCCGAGACCGAGCCGCCCGAGCAATCGCCACGACCGCCTTCTCCAGCGCGTACTCGGGATCATCTCCCCCGCCCTTGACCCCGGCATCGGCATCGGCGACCGCCCGCAGGGCAACCGCCACCCCGTCCGGCGTCCACCCCCGCATCTGCTGCCGCACCCGATCGATCTTCCACGGCGGCATCCCCAGCTCACGGGCAAGATCGGCCGGCCGGCCGCCCCGCGCGGAGGACAGCTTCCCGATCGCCCGCACCCCCTGAGCCAACGCACTGGTGATCAAGACGGGCGCGACCCCGGTCGACAAAGACCACCGCAACGCCTCCAACGCCTCCGCGGCCCGCCCCTCCACGGCCCGGTCGGCCACGGTGAAGCTCGACGCCTCGGCCCGCCCTGTGTAGTACCGCCCGACAATGGCCTCGTCGATCGTCCCCTCGACATCCGCGGTCAGCTGCGACACCGCGGACGCCAGCTCCCGCAGATCACTCCCGATCGAATCGACCAGCGCCTGGCACGCCTCGGGCGTGGCCGATCTCCCGAGCGCCCGGAACTCGCTCCGCACGAACGCCAGCCGGTCCGCGGGCTTCGTCATCTTGGGGCACGCCACCTCCCGCGCCCCCACCTTGCGCGCGGCGTCGAGGAGCCCCTTGCCCTTGGCCCCACCGGCGTGCAGCAGCACGAGGGTGATCTCCTCGGCCGGCGCGTCCAGGTACGCCTTCACGTCCTTGACCGTGTCGGCCGACAGATCCTGCGCATTGCGCACGACCACGACCTTGCGCTCGGAGAAGAGCGAGGGACTCGTCAGCTCGGCCAGCGTGCCGGGCTGCAGCTGGTCCGGAGTGAGGTCCCGTACGTCCGTGTCGGCGTCGGCGGCCCTGGCGGCGGCCACCACCTCCTGCACCGCACGGTCGAGCAGGAGGTCCTCCTGGCCCACGGCAAGTGTGACGGGGGCGAGAGGGTCGTCTTGAGCGGTCTTCTTGGCCATCACCGAAAGCATCCCACGCGCCACTGACAACGCGCCCCGCACGGGAACCCGCACGCGCAGCCCCGGCGGAGCCCTACGGCTCCTCGCGCCAGCCGTCCCACTCCCCCGCGAACTCGTCCAGCTCCTTCGCATCGAGCCGCTCCCCGGGATCCGTCAGGACCAGTAGCCACTGCGCGTCCTCGGCATCGTCCTCACCGGCCAGCGCGTCCCTGACGAGCTGCGGCTCCTCGTCGAGCCCGAACCGGTCACCGATCACCTCCGCCGCCTCTTCCGCGGCATCGCGGTCGGGCAGCACCAGCACATGTCTCACATCGCTCACGAGAACATTTTCCGCCAGGCCGGACACGACCGACGCCGGGGTCGTCGCTTCTGAACGCTGGAATCAGACCTGCCGCACTTCCGGCACCCGGTCCAGCTCGATCCCGAAGCGCTCCCGGTAGAGCGCCAGCACCTCCTCGTCCGTTGCCAGTTCCGACACCTCCTTCGTCCCGTCCGGCGCCGTCGCCGTCAGGTTCCGACCGCTGAGCGTGATCCGCCCTCCGTCCTCCGTCACCCGCGAACAGACCAGCGACCGCGTGAAATGCGACTTCGGCGAAGTGCTGTGCCACCAGGCCCCGGCGGCGAAGTCCCCCAGCACCCGCGGTCGCACCTCCAGGCGGTACTGCGGGTTGCCGTCCCGGATGACGTCCAGGTCCTCGGCCTCCCGCCGTCCGCCGACGCCCCGCACTCCCGCCGCGTCCGGTCCCGCCTCGAGCACCCTGAACGTGCCGCCCGGGTCCACCTGTTCGGTCCGCGCCCCGAAGGCCAGCGGATAGTGACTGTGCGCCCCGAACCCGACGTCCGCCAGCCAGTCGCCCCCGTCCACCGTCCGCACCCGCAGCGCGAGATGGTCGTACGGGATACCGAGCCGCCCCTCCTCCCCGTACGCCCGCCCCGCGAGCAGCGTGACGTCGAAGCCCAGCGCCCCGAGCAACGCCCCGAACGCCCCGTTCAGTTCGTAGCAGAAGCCACCCCTGCGCCCGCCCACCACCTTGTCCAGCAGTCGCTTCTCCTCCAGCACGATCTCCTCACCCAGATGGATCGACAGGTTCTCGAACGGCACCGCCTTCAGATGACGCAGGTGCAGGTCGCGCAGCACACCTGAAGTGGGCCACGCGGGGTGATGGGCGCCGATCCGGCGGAGGTAGGCATCGGCCTGTGCGGAATTCATGCCCTCAGTCTCTCGCCACGCTCAGCCCTCCGCCCGCACCGACGACGGCCAGCGCCCCGTCCTTGTCCGTCCGCAGCACCACGGCACCCCCGGCACGCAGCGCCGCGACCGTGCTGGGCGCGGGATGCCCGTACGGGTTGTCCCTGCCGCACGAGATCAGGGCCAGTCGCGGGGCCACCCTCCGTATGAGCTCCGGGTTCTGGTAGGCCGAGCCGTGATGGGCGACCTTGAGCACGTCCACGGCCGTCAGCTCCCCGGCCGCCGGTGATCGCAGCAGCGCCTGCTGCGCCGGCGGTTCGAGGTCGCCGAGCAACAGCAGCCGCAGCCCCGCCGACCGTACGACGAGGGCGACGCTGGCGTCGTTCGGCCCGTCCGGGGTGGGCGCCGGGCTCGGTGGCGGCCACAGCACCTGCCAGTCGAGACTGCCGATGCGCCGCCGTTCACCCGCCACGGCCGACGTCACCGAGATATGGCGAGCGGCCGCCTCCCTCCGTACGAACTCGGCCTGATCGGGCGGCTCCGCGAAGCCCGTCGTCTCGATCGCCCCCACCGCACGCCCGCGCAGCACCCCCGGCAGCCCCGCCACATGGTCGGCGTGGAAATGCGTCAGCACGACGAGCGGGATCCGGGTGATGCCGAGCGTGGTCAGACAGTGGTCGACCAGCGCTGGCTCGGGGCCCGCGTCCACCACCACCGCGGTGCCGTCGCCCGCCGCGAGCACCGTCGCGTCGCCCTGCCCCACGTCGCACATCGCGAACCGCCAGCCGGGCGGCGGCCATCCCGTGATCACCCTGGTGAGCGGCGCCGGCTGCACCACGACCAGCAGGAACACCACGACACAGGCACCGCTCAGCCAAGGGTGCTTCAGGAGCCGTCGCCCGGCGAACACGACGACCGCCGTGACCAGGGCGAGCAGCAGCGCCCCCGGCCAGCTCGCGGGCCAGTCCACTCCCCCGCCGGGCAGCGCGACTCCGGTCCGCGCGATGTCGGCGATCCACCGGGCCGGCCAACTCGCGCACCATGCGAGCCCCTTGGCCACGGGCAGCACCACCGGTGCCGTCGCCAGCGTCGCGAACCCCAGCACCGTGGCCGGCGCCACAGCGAACTCCGCGAGCAGGTTGCACGGCACCGCCACCAGGCTCACCCGGGCCGACAGAACCGCGACGACCGGCGCGCACAGGGCCTGTGCGGCGCCCGCGGCGGCCAGTGCCTCGGCCAGGCGCGGCGGCATCCGGCGTCTCTGGAGCGCCGCGCTCCACCGCGGGGCGAGCGTGAGCAGGGCGCCGGTCGCCAGCACGGAGAGCAGGAAGCCGTAACTCCGTGACAGCCACGGGTCGTACAGCACCAGCAGCAGTACCGCCGTGGCCAGGGCGGGGATCAACGATCTGCGGCGGCCGGTCGCGAGGGCGAGCAGCGCGATCGATCCGCAGGCCGCGGCCCGCAGCACGCTCGGGTCCGGCCGGCACACGATCACGAAGCCGAGCGTGACCGCGCCACCGAGCAGGGCGGTGGCCCTCAGCGGGATACCGAGCCTCGGTGCGAGGCCACGCCGCTCGGCGCGCGGGGCGAGACCCGGTGGTCCGACGAACAGGGCGAGCAAGATCGTGAAGTTGCCGCCGCTGACCGCCAACAAATGTGTGAGATCCGTCGCCTTGAACGCCTCGTCCAGCTCCGGTGTGACCCGTGAGGTGTCCCCCACGACCAGCCCCGGCAGCAGCGCCCGCGCGTCCGCCTCCAGCCCGTCGGTCGCCTGCCGCAGGCCCTCGCGCAACCGGCCGGCGAACCGCTGCGGCCCGGACGGCTGCCCCACCACCTCCGGCTGCCCGCTTCCCCGCACGCGCAGCACGGCCGCGATCCGGTCCCCGCCCGACAGCGCGGGGGCGAGCCGCGCGGCCACCCGCAACCGTGTGGACGGCAGCAGTGACAGCCAGGGCGAGCGCCCGCCGGGCAGCCGCGGCGAGCCTCTCGGCGACCTCGCGTCGACGATCACCAGCACCGGCGTACGCGTCACCACCACGGCCCCGTCTCCGCCCGCCCGCGTCACTCGCCGGACCTCCGCGTCGAGCAGCACAGCCGTGGGAGCCGCGTGATCCCCCTTGATCCGAGGCCGGGTGAGCCGTGGATCGGAGGTGATCTCCACCTCGGCGGTCACATGGGCGTACTGCCGTGCCAGGGCCGGGATCGGGCCGCGGCGCGCATCCGCCCCGTGCAGCCCCGCGGAGGCGGCGGCCGCCGCGACACAGAGCAGCGAGGCAGCGACGGAGACCCGCGGCCACGCACGGGATGGTCGTGCGCCGTACTCCCTCACCCTGCGCGCCTTGGCCCGCCCCCACGCCAACAACGCACCGGCCAGGCCCAGACAGCCCACCACCACGGCCGTGACCCGTCCGGGCGGTGCGTCCACCGTCAACGCCGCCGTCACCCAGACCGCGAGCGCGGGCGGCACGAGCCGCAGATCCGTCGGCCCTTCCTCGCGCGGGTGGGCGGTACCGAGCCGCTTTCCCGAGGCGGCGTGCACGGCTCGGCGGCTGCGGGAGTGCCGGGTGCTCCCCGGCGCATCCGCCGGTGGTGAGGTCGTGTGGGGTGGAGGAGGTGAAGGAGGTGAAGGGAGCGGAGGGGGCACAGGGGGCGACGAGGTCGCGGACGCCGCCGAGGGCCCGGCCGGCCCGCTCACGGCCGTACGAGTTTCTGCAGATCGGAGAACCGGCGGTCGCCGATGCCATTGACCTCGCGGAGCTCGTCGACCGAACGGAAGCCGCCATGCTGGGTGCGGTAGTCGATGATGTGTCGCGCGAGAACGGGGCCGACGCCCGGCAGGGTGTCGAGCTGGTCCACGGTGGCCGTGTTGAGGGAGACGGGACCCGAAGGAGCCGCTCCCGAAACGGATCCGCCGATCCCCGTGGCACTGGAGCCGCCACCCGTGGCCGGTCCGGTCACGCCGACGGGGACGCCCACCAGAACCTGTTCGCCGTCCATCAGGAGGCGGGCTCGGTTGAGCCCCTCGGTGTTCGCACCCGGTCGCACCCCACCCGCGGCCCGTAGCGCGTCCTCGACCCGCGACCCGGCCGGCAGTCGTTGCAGCCCGGGACTGCGCACCTTGCCGCTGACGTCCACCACGATCGCGGTCCCGGTCGAAGCGGCCGAACCGGTCGAACCAGCCGGGCTCGGCGGCGCCCCGCCCGCGCCTCCCGACTCCGCCGGCTTCCGCTCCGCCGCGCCGCTCTGCCCTCCGTACGGCGCCACTGCCCGCACCACCTCAGGGGCCCGCACCGACTGCGTCCGGCCACCCCAGAACTGCTGCACGGCGAAGACCACGGCGACAACGAGCAGCACACCGAGTGCGGCCACACTCCTGCGCTCCAGACCACACCTCGACTGCAGCCACAGCGGCATCCGCTCCCGCACGGCAAGCCCGGCCCGCTCTCGCCATGCCGCCGTGGCCCCGGGGGCGGGAGCGCCATGCTCGGCATGGTCGCCCGCACTCGCACGCGCACCTGGGCTTCGGCTCGGTTCGTCATGGTCCAGGACCCCGGTGGGCGAAGAGCCGCCACTTCCCCGAACTACGGCGACCCCGACCCCCGCCGAGGTGCTCCCCCTTGGGCCTCCCACATCCCGGTCCACGCCCGGCGGCCCGTCCCCCAACTCCCCTCGCGTGCCGGGCCTTTCGGAGAAGAGTGCCTGTGCACGCAGACGGAGCGCCTCGGCCGAGGCATCGCGGCGTCGGGCGCGGGCGCCTGTATCCGTACCCGTGCCCGTGCCTGTACCTGTACCTGTACCCGTACCGGCGTTTGTGCCTACACCTGCGTCTGCGCGGCTTGGCGAGCGATGGCGGCGATGGCGGGTGCGGCCGTCGGAGACGGGGCCGCGGCCCGGGCCGCTGGTCGGTGTGGCGGTGCGTGAGCGTGATCGAAGTGCCATGCGTCGAGGATCGGGCAACTCGCGACCCTCGCGATGATCTTGCTCAAATTCCGGGAAAACTACCCAGTTGTGGATAACTCCGTCACTCACACGAGTCACACCAGGCCCAGCAGGCACGGTGGACACAGCACACGCAGCCGTCCCACCAGACACAGGCGCCCCCACCCCGCCCCCACCGGATTCCTCAGCCTCATCGAGGCGAGACGACCGCTCCCAGCAGCCCGGGGCCCGTGTGCGCCCCGATCACCGCACCGACCTCGCTCACATGCAGATCGACCACGCCCGGCACCCGCGCCCGCAACCGGTCCGCGAGTGCGGACGCCCGCTCGGGGGCGGCGAGATGGTGGACGGCGATGTCGACCTGGGCACTGCCCGCGCGTTCGGCCACGATCTCCTCGAGCCGGGCGATCGCCTTGGACGCCGTCCGTACCTTCTCCAGAGGTTCGATCCGGCCCCCGTCGAGCTGGAGCAGCGGCTTCACCGCGAGCGCGGAGCCCAACAGCGCCTGCGCGGCGCCGATCCGGCCGCCACGGCGCAGATAGTCGAGTGTGTCGACGTAGAAGTACGCGTAGGTGCCGGCGGCCCGCTTCTCCGCGGCCGTGACCGCCTCGTCGGCGGTGCCCCCCGCCTCCGCGGACTCGGCCGCGGCCAGTGCGCAGAACCCGAGGGCCATCGCGATCATCCCGGTGTCCACCACCCGCACGGGGACCGGGGCCTCACGGGCCGCGATGACGGCGGCGTCGTAGGTACCGGAGAGCTCGGCGGACAGATGGAGCGAGACGATGTCGGTCGCGCCCGACTCGGCGACCCTGCGGTAGGCCGCGGCGAAGTCCTCGGGGCTGGGCCGGGACGTGGTGACGGGGCGCCGCTTCTGGAGTGCCTGTGCCAGGGAGCGGGCCGAGATCTCGGTGCCCTCTTCGAGCGCCTGATCACCGAGAACCACGGTCAGGGGCACCGCGGTGATGCCGTGGCGCTCCATCGTCCGGGGCGGCAGGTAGGCCGTGGAATCGGTGACGATCGCGACATGGCGGGACATGAGCTGGAGGTTACCTGCCGGGGAGCGCGGACGGCAGCCCGGCCCCTTTCACCTGCGGTCCAGGTCAGGTCAAGTCGTGCTCTCGGGACGGGGTTTCTTCTGCCAGGGGTAGGTGGGCCGCTGT
This portion of the Streptomyces mirabilis genome encodes:
- a CDS encoding ComEC/Rec2 family competence protein — translated: MHAASGKRLGTAHPREEGPTDLRLVPPALAVWVTAALTVDAPPGRVTAVVVGCLGLAGALLAWGRAKARRVREYGARPSRAWPRVSVAASLLCVAAAAASAGLHGADARRGPIPALARQYAHVTAEVEITSDPRLTRPRIKGDHAAPTAVLLDAEVRRVTRAGGDGAVVVTRTPVLVIVDARSPRGSPRLPGGRSPWLSLLPSTRLRVAARLAPALSGGDRIAAVLRVRGSGQPEVVGQPSGPQRFAGRLREGLRQATDGLEADARALLPGLVVGDTSRVTPELDEAFKATDLTHLLAVSGGNFTILLALFVGPPGLAPRAERRGLAPRLGIPLRATALLGGAVTLGFVIVCRPDPSVLRAAACGSIALLALATGRRRSLIPALATAVLLLVLYDPWLSRSYGFLLSVLATGALLTLAPRWSAALQRRRMPPRLAEALAAAGAAQALCAPVVAVLSARVSLVAVPCNLLAEFAVAPATVLGFATLATAPVVLPVAKGLAWCASWPARWIADIARTGVALPGGGVDWPASWPGALLLALVTAVVVFAGRRLLKHPWLSGACVVVFLLVVVQPAPLTRVITGWPPPGWRFAMCDVGQGDATVLAAGDGTAVVVDAGPEPALVDHCLTTLGITRIPLVVLTHFHADHVAGLPGVLRGRAVGAIETTGFAEPPDQAEFVRREAAARHISVTSAVAGERRRIGSLDWQVLWPPPSPAPTPDGPNDASVALVVRSAGLRLLLLGDLEPPAQQALLRSPAAGELTAVDVLKVAHHGSAYQNPELIRRVAPRLALISCGRDNPYGHPAPSTVAALRAGGAVVLRTDKDGALAVVGAGGGLSVARD
- a CDS encoding ComEA family DNA-binding protein, which encodes MALRSRSRTATPTSGPGRGPVSDGRTRHRRHRSPSRADAGVGTNAGTGTGTGTGTGTGTDTGARARRRDASAEALRLRAQALFSERPGTRGELGDGPPGVDRDVGGPRGSTSAGVGVAVVRGSGGSSPTGVLDHDEPSRSPGARASAGDHAEHGAPAPGATAAWRERAGLAVRERMPLWLQSRCGLERRSVAALGVLLVVAVVFAVQQFWGGRTQSVRAPEVVRAVAPYGGQSGAAERKPAESGGAGGAPPSPAGSTGSAASTGTAIVVDVSGKVRSPGLQRLPAGSRVEDALRAAGGVRPGANTEGLNRARLLMDGEQVLVGVPVGVTGPATGGGSSATGIGGSVSGAAPSGPVSLNTATVDQLDTLPGVGPVLARHIIDYRTQHGGFRSVDELREVNGIGDRRFSDLQKLVRP
- a CDS encoding DegV family protein, with translation MSRHVAIVTDSTAYLPPRTMERHGITAVPLTVVLGDQALEEGTEISARSLAQALQKRRPVTTSRPSPEDFAAAYRRVAESGATDIVSLHLSAELSGTYDAAVIAAREAPVPVRVVDTGMIAMALGFCALAAAESAEAGGTADEAVTAAEKRAAGTYAYFYVDTLDYLRRGGRIGAAQALLGSALAVKPLLQLDGGRIEPLEKVRTASKAIARLEEIVAERAGSAQVDIAVHHLAAPERASALADRLRARVPGVVDLHVSEVGAVIGAHTGPGLLGAVVSPR